The Anabaena sphaerica FACHB-251 nucleotide sequence GATGCTTTTGATATCTGTCCAGAAGCAGGAACTCAGATACAGCAAACACGCCGGGGTATTTTTGAAGGGTTTAAGCAATTGGTAGCAGATGGGGTAACAGAGTGGGAGAAAGTTACTCAGGAGATGCTGGGTAAGGCGGCTGGTATTTCTCAAGAATGGATCAGTAAAATTGCTAAAAAGTATTTTGGTGGGTGGAAAAGTTTCAGAAAATTATTACTGCTCCTATATAACTCTTTATATAGGGGTAGTAATAATTCTCTAGAGATTTTGACTCAAGAGCAACGTTGGTTGATTGATGAGTATTTACCTGTTCTTAAACAGGATAGGGAAGTGGGTAATGAATCGGCGGAAGTGGTGATTGAACAGGTGATCACGTTTGCTGAACATCTTGGCTGGAAGGGGTTTTCTCAGGCTGTGAATGCAGCTTGTCGAGAAATCAAAGCTTTTTTAATGGATTGTTTGATATCTGTGTTGCCGAAAGAAATTCATGATGAGGTTAAGCGCAGTTTGGTTTTGTACTTGGCTAAAGTAGAACCGGAATACTGAGTTTAAACTCAAAAAACCTGATTTTTTATAGTTCAAGTAAAGCAATCCAATATTGCGATATAGCTTGCTGCTTTTTTTAGGAATGGAGTTTCAAAGTGATGTGTTAGGTGTGCCTGTGATTCGTCCGCAGGTAGCAGAAACTACAGCGTTGGGGGCTGCTTATGCTGCTAGATTAGCGACTGGTTTCTGGGGGAGTTTGGAGGAGTTGTCTGAGAATTGGCTTTTAGATCAGACTTGGGAGGCGAAGATGGATGAGGTGGAGAGGGAAGGTTGTTATCGGTTGTGGAAGAAGGCGGTTAGTAGGACTTTTGATTGGGTATAATTAACATATATGCTTTTGACAGTTTTCTTAGAAAAATTACGAGATAAATGGTGGGTTAATTTCACCCACCCTGCTGTGTACTCAATTAGAGAAATCGAAAGCTAAAATTGTGATTTGAGTGATTTCTTTTATCCCCTCTAAGTTAGTTGGTAAAGTATTGGCACAATCAAATCACATCTAAATGGTGAGTTAGAAGAGCTTTATTGCTGGTTATCCTCCTTGTTATTGGAAGATTTTTCTTTGAT carries:
- a CDS encoding FGGY-family carbohydrate kinase — its product is MEFQSDVLGVPVIRPQVAETTALGAAYAARLATGFWGSLEELSENWLLDQTWEAKMDEVEREGCYRLWKKAVSRTFDWV